One window of the Pseudomonadota bacterium genome contains the following:
- a CDS encoding NAD(P)(+) transhydrogenase (Re/Si-specific) subunit beta has translation MDPGVLTVAYLVAGVLFIRSLGGLSQQETARRGNVFGIVGMILAIVVTALTDTIRSYEMVVPAVLLGAVIGLWLAKRVVMTAMPELVAILHSFVGMAAVLVGISTYLHPEHKLEGAAQDFHRVEIWIDVAVGAITFTGSVVAWAKLRGTIGGKPLLIPGRHGLNLLVALATIGLVFPFLQLPVEQGLTYLLIMTGLTLFLGWHLVMAIGGADMPVAVSLLNSYSGWAASAAGFTLSNDLLIVTGALVGSSGAILSIIMCRAMNRSIMNVVFGGFGTQEGAVPAAGGEDQGEIQETSADGLAEELKAAKQVIVVPGYGMA, from the coding sequence ATGGACCCTGGAGTTCTGACGGTTGCGTACTTGGTAGCAGGGGTCCTGTTCATTCGAAGCCTGGGCGGGCTCTCCCAGCAGGAAACGGCTCGACGCGGCAACGTGTTCGGCATCGTCGGCATGATCTTGGCCATTGTGGTCACGGCGCTCACGGACACTATCCGCTCCTACGAGATGGTCGTGCCGGCTGTCCTGCTGGGGGCTGTGATCGGGCTGTGGCTGGCCAAGCGCGTCGTGATGACCGCGATGCCGGAGCTGGTCGCCATACTTCACAGCTTCGTGGGTATGGCCGCCGTGCTGGTGGGCATATCGACGTATTTGCATCCGGAGCACAAGCTCGAAGGGGCCGCCCAGGATTTTCACCGCGTCGAGATCTGGATCGACGTCGCAGTGGGCGCCATCACGTTCACCGGCTCGGTCGTGGCATGGGCGAAGCTCCGCGGCACGATCGGAGGCAAGCCGCTTCTCATTCCCGGACGACACGGGCTCAACCTGTTGGTGGCGCTGGCAACGATCGGCCTGGTCTTTCCCTTCCTGCAGCTGCCGGTCGAGCAGGGGCTCACCTACCTATTGATCATGACGGGCCTGACCCTGTTCCTGGGCTGGCACCTGGTCATGGCCATCGGTGGTGCAGACATGCCGGTCGCTGTTTCGCTGCTCAACAGCTATTCCGGCTGGGCCGCCTCTGCAGCGGGCTTCACCCTGTCCAACGATCTGCTCATCGTGACCGGCGCACTCGTGGGCTCGAGCGGCGCCATTCTCTCTATCATCATGTGCCGCGCCATGAACCGTTCGATCATGAACGTCGTGTTTGGTGGCTTTGGTACCCAGGAGGGGGCCGTACCCGCCGCGGGCGGCGAGGATCAGGGGGAGATCCAAGAGACCTCGGCCGATGGGCTGGCCGAAGAGCTCAAGGCGGCCAAGCAGGTGATCGTGGTGCCGGGCTACGGTATGGCCG